In one window of Romboutsia hominis DNA:
- a CDS encoding RelA/SpoT family protein — MHDKELQELIEKIKGYAPNADIDLVKKAYYLGKKAHEGQFRKSGEPYFIHPLAVANILADMELDIETIAAGILHDVVEDTDYTYEDIEKEFSQEIANLVDGVTKLGQIKYQSKEETQAENLRKMFMAMAKDIRVILIKLADRLHNMRTLKFMPPEKAKSKAKETLEIYGGIANRLGISKIKWELEDLALRYIDPDGYYELVEKVAKKRSQREEYIKKVLSILDEKLKSVNIPYNVYGRPKHFYSIYSKMKNKDKGFEEIYDLTAVRIIVDNVKDCYAVLGMVHTLWKPIPGRFKDYIAMPKPNMYQSLHTTVIGPDGEPVEIQIRTKEMHQIAEYGIAAHWKYKEGKTQDTRQNVEEKLQWLRQMMEWEKDLKDPQEFLDALKDDVFSSQVYVFTPRGDVIELPAGATPIDFAYRVHTNVGNKCVGAKIDGRIVPIDYKLQNGNIVEILTSSNSNGPSRDWINIVKTPNAKSRIRQWFKKERREENIERGNLILEKEFKKYNIPAKEACIEKYLGQVAKKFNQQTVEDLIATIGYGGIMASQVVPKVRELYEKEVKKTKKEQEVNAVEDLKNHNLTDSEYKKKRKNTSQGVTVKGLDNILVRFAKCCNPLPGDEIVGYVTKGRGVAVHRKDCPNANVNGDFFKNRLLEVEWCNSESSRFEAEIQIKGVDRKGIINDITHAVAVEKVGFNGINARKGKEGIINVNLLIEVDNIDELNLLMKKIKSIPGIEDVYRVIN, encoded by the coding sequence ATGCATGATAAGGAATTACAAGAATTAATAGAAAAAATAAAAGGTTATGCTCCAAATGCTGATATAGATTTAGTAAAAAAAGCTTATTATCTTGGTAAAAAAGCACATGAAGGTCAGTTTAGAAAGTCTGGTGAACCTTATTTCATTCATCCTCTAGCAGTTGCCAATATACTAGCAGACATGGAACTTGATATAGAAACTATAGCAGCAGGAATATTACATGACGTTGTTGAAGATACGGACTATACTTATGAAGATATAGAAAAAGAGTTTTCTCAAGAAATTGCCAATTTAGTGGACGGAGTAACTAAACTTGGACAAATTAAGTATCAATCAAAAGAAGAAACACAGGCAGAAAATCTAAGAAAAATGTTTATGGCTATGGCTAAGGATATAAGAGTTATACTTATAAAATTAGCAGATAGACTTCATAACATGAGAACTTTAAAATTTATGCCTCCAGAAAAAGCAAAATCAAAAGCAAAAGAAACACTTGAAATCTATGGGGGAATAGCAAATAGATTAGGTATTTCTAAGATAAAATGGGAATTAGAAGATTTAGCACTTAGATATATAGATCCAGATGGATACTATGAATTAGTTGAAAAAGTAGCTAAAAAAAGAAGCCAAAGGGAAGAGTATATAAAAAAAGTTTTAAGTATACTAGATGAAAAATTAAAATCTGTAAATATACCATACAATGTATATGGAAGACCTAAGCATTTTTATAGTATATACAGTAAGATGAAAAATAAAGACAAGGGATTTGAAGAAATTTACGATTTAACAGCAGTCAGAATAATAGTAGATAATGTTAAAGATTGTTATGCAGTACTTGGAATGGTACATACATTATGGAAGCCAATTCCAGGAAGATTTAAAGATTATATAGCAATGCCAAAACCTAATATGTATCAAAGTCTTCATACCACTGTTATAGGACCAGATGGAGAACCTGTAGAGATACAAATAAGAACAAAAGAAATGCATCAAATAGCTGAATACGGGATTGCAGCTCACTGGAAATATAAAGAAGGTAAAACTCAAGATACAAGACAAAATGTTGAAGAGAAACTTCAATGGTTAAGACAAATGATGGAGTGGGAAAAAGACTTAAAAGATCCTCAAGAGTTTTTAGATGCTCTTAAAGATGATGTATTTAGTAGTCAAGTTTATGTATTCACTCCAAGGGGGGACGTTATAGAACTTCCGGCAGGTGCAACTCCAATAGATTTTGCTTATAGAGTGCATACTAATGTAGGTAATAAATGCGTTGGAGCTAAGATAGACGGAAGAATAGTTCCTATTGATTATAAATTACAAAACGGAAATATAGTAGAAATATTAACTTCTTCAAATTCAAATGGACCAAGTAGAGACTGGATTAATATAGTAAAAACACCAAATGCTAAAAGTAGAATAAGACAGTGGTTTAAAAAGGAAAGAAGAGAAGAAAATATTGAACGTGGAAATTTAATACTTGAAAAAGAATTTAAAAAATATAATATACCAGCAAAAGAAGCTTGTATAGAAAAGTACCTAGGTCAAGTGGCTAAAAAATTCAATCAACAAACTGTAGAGGATTTAATAGCTACTATTGGTTATGGTGGAATAATGGCATCACAAGTTGTTCCAAAGGTAAGAGAATTATACGAAAAAGAAGTCAAAAAAACTAAAAAAGAACAAGAAGTAAATGCTGTAGAGGACTTAAAGAATCATAATTTAACAGATTCTGAATATAAGAAAAAGAGAAAGAATACATCTCAAGGAGTAACAGTAAAAGGACTTGATAATATATTAGTTAGATTTGCAAAATGTTGTAATCCACTTCCAGGTGATGAAATAGTAGGATATGTTACAAAAGGTAGAGGTGTAGCTGTTCATAGAAAAGACTGTCCTAATGCAAATGTAAATGGAGACTTCTTTAAAAATAGATTATTAGAAGTTGAATGGTGTAACTCGGAAAGTAGTAGATTTGAAGCAGAAATTCAAATAAAAGGTGTAGATAGAAAAGGTATAATTAATGATATAACTCATGCTGTAGCAGTTGAAAAAGTAGGATTTAATGGTATAAATGCCAGAAAAGGAAAAGAAGGTATTATAAATGTTAATCTACTTATTGAAGTTGATAATATAGATGAGCTAAATTTATTAATGAAAAAGATAAAATCTATACCAGGAATAGAAGATGTATATAGAGTAATAAACTAG
- a CDS encoding adenine phosphoribosyltransferase has product MDLKQKIREIKDFPKEGVSFKDITTLMQDGEAFKYAIDEFIKNLKDKNIDIVVGPEARGFLTGTPVAYGMGVGFVPVRKPGKLPYETESYQYGLEYGSDTLQIHKDAIKPGQRVAIVDDLLATGGTMEAAAALIEKLGGEVVSMQFLIELESLNGREKLSKYDVNSLIKY; this is encoded by the coding sequence ATGGATTTAAAACAAAAGATAAGAGAAATCAAAGACTTCCCAAAAGAAGGAGTAAGTTTTAAGGATATAACTACATTAATGCAAGACGGAGAAGCTTTTAAATATGCTATAGACGAATTTATAAAAAATTTAAAAGATAAAAACATAGACATAGTAGTAGGACCTGAAGCGAGAGGATTCTTAACAGGAACTCCAGTTGCTTATGGAATGGGAGTTGGGTTTGTCCCAGTTAGAAAACCAGGAAAATTACCATATGAAACAGAAAGCTATCAGTACGGATTAGAATATGGTAGTGACACTTTACAAATACATAAAGATGCTATAAAGCCAGGACAAAGAGTAGCAATAGTTGATGACTTACTAGCTACTGGAGGAACTATGGAAGCTGCAGCGGCTCTAATAGAAAAATTAGGTGGAGAAGTTGTATCTATGCAATTCTTAATAGAATTAGAGTCCTTAAATGGAAGAGAAAAGCTATCTAAATACGATGTAAATTCTCTAATAAAATATTAA
- the recJ gene encoding single-stranded-DNA-specific exonuclease RecJ, translating to MFNKKWTLKHTGDVCESELSKKLKISPEISQILKNREINNEKDAEIFMNPSLEYLRDPFLMKDMDKAVDRIKKAIDNKESIWIYGDYDVDGVSSTSILCLYFDSINYPVNYYIPNRLEEGYGINEEAIRHIHNQGCNLMISVDCGITSVEEVKIANELGIDVIITDHHECQSEIPNALAVINPKQEDCNYPFDMLCGCGVAFKLIQALTPKEEFKNSLYKYLEITTLATICDIVPLVDENRIIVKNGLTLMSKGNNIGLRELIKVCGVETEKIGSSHIGFSIGPRINASGRLGYSMLGVELFTTKDTEKAKEIAMLLEEKNNERQLIEGKMYQEAEAIIEANEKYKTDKVLVIANEGWQHGVIGIVASKLTEKYYKPTILLTIEDGEAKGSARSIKGFSIFDALVRCKDLLNKFGGHEQAAGLSLDKENIDKLSNEVNKFADYELTEEDLIENVKAELELKEESISLELVEELHKLEPYGLNNPNPRFIVRDAILKSIITMGKNKQHIKFTIEKEKSYECIGFNMAYLKERYMPGDKVDVLFQLDENNFMGRRSIQLLLKDIRMSYPKNSSTNEDIIELFSKTIPSENCLYDIKEVDKNSLYEKFGFDNIEEMISGNKDINIFDYITKDTLVIANTINGFYRAISDMSLVDEGIIDGFDINYNEIMSNSVKLQLIFSPNIEKINIKRYNNIILYDYLYNMGDYSHLYEKANNEAIIIKYYSQTDLLYLNNIVNNLIPEREEFIYVYKFMLSNKEINVDFKDIKKVFNMIPLKVFTILKVFKELLLLDFEFVYDNLLNTKSIHIKLLPKPDKKLNLDESKILKNLKTLNEKYRESY from the coding sequence ATGTTCAATAAAAAATGGACACTTAAACATACGGGAGATGTATGTGAAAGCGAATTAAGTAAAAAATTAAAAATTTCCCCGGAAATTAGTCAAATTTTAAAAAATAGGGAAATAAATAACGAAAAAGATGCAGAAATATTTATGAATCCATCATTAGAATATTTAAGAGACCCATTTTTAATGAAGGACATGGATAAAGCCGTAGATAGAATAAAAAAAGCTATAGACAATAAAGAGAGCATATGGATATATGGAGATTATGATGTAGATGGAGTATCTTCTACCTCAATATTATGTTTATATTTTGACTCTATTAACTATCCAGTTAATTATTACATACCAAATAGATTAGAAGAAGGATATGGCATAAATGAAGAAGCTATAAGACACATACATAATCAAGGATGTAACCTAATGATAAGTGTAGACTGTGGTATTACATCTGTAGAGGAAGTAAAAATAGCAAATGAATTAGGTATAGATGTTATAATAACAGACCATCATGAGTGTCAAAGTGAAATACCTAATGCTCTAGCTGTTATAAATCCAAAACAAGAAGATTGTAATTATCCTTTTGATATGCTTTGTGGATGCGGTGTTGCCTTTAAATTAATACAAGCACTTACTCCTAAAGAAGAATTTAAAAATAGTTTATATAAATATTTAGAAATAACAACCCTAGCTACTATATGTGATATAGTACCGCTAGTAGACGAAAATAGAATAATAGTAAAAAATGGTTTAACTCTTATGTCTAAGGGCAATAATATAGGCTTAAGGGAGCTTATAAAGGTTTGTGGAGTTGAAACAGAAAAAATAGGTTCATCTCATATAGGATTTTCTATAGGACCTAGAATAAATGCATCAGGTAGACTTGGATACTCAATGTTAGGTGTTGAATTATTTACTACAAAAGATACAGAAAAAGCTAAAGAAATAGCTATGTTATTAGAAGAGAAAAATAACGAAAGACAGTTAATAGAAGGAAAAATGTATCAAGAAGCAGAGGCTATAATAGAGGCTAATGAAAAGTACAAGACTGATAAAGTTTTAGTTATAGCTAATGAAGGGTGGCAACATGGAGTTATTGGTATAGTTGCATCAAAGCTTACAGAAAAATATTACAAGCCAACAATACTATTAACTATAGAAGATGGTGAAGCTAAAGGTTCAGCTAGATCTATAAAAGGGTTTAGTATATTTGATGCACTTGTAAGATGTAAAGATTTATTAAATAAGTTTGGTGGGCATGAACAAGCAGCAGGTTTATCTTTAGATAAAGAAAACATAGACAAGCTTTCTAATGAAGTTAATAAGTTTGCAGATTATGAACTTACTGAAGAAGACTTAATCGAAAATGTAAAAGCAGAACTTGAATTAAAAGAAGAATCTATAAGTTTAGAATTAGTAGAAGAACTTCATAAGCTAGAGCCATATGGATTAAATAACCCTAACCCTAGATTCATAGTAAGAGATGCAATACTTAAAAGTATAATAACTATGGGTAAAAATAAACAACATATAAAGTTTACTATAGAAAAAGAAAAGTCTTATGAATGTATAGGATTTAATATGGCATACCTTAAAGAAAGATATATGCCAGGAGATAAGGTAGATGTACTTTTTCAATTAGATGAAAATAATTTTATGGGAAGAAGAAGTATTCAGCTTTTATTAAAAGATATAAGAATGTCTTATCCTAAAAATAGTAGTACAAATGAAGATATTATTGAACTATTTTCAAAGACTATACCTAGTGAAAATTGCTTATACGATATAAAAGAAGTTGATAAAAATTCATTATATGAAAAATTTGGATTTGATAATATAGAAGAAATGATAAGTGGAAATAAAGATATTAATATATTTGATTACATAACTAAAGATACATTAGTTATAGCAAATACTATAAATGGGTTTTATAGAGCTATATCAGATATGTCATTAGTAGATGAAGGTATAATAGATGGATTTGACATAAACTACAACGAAATTATGTCAAATAGTGTTAAACTTCAGCTTATATTCTCTCCAAATATTGAAAAAATTAATATAAAAAGATATAATAATATTATTCTTTATGATTATTTGTATAATATGGGGGACTATTCTCATTTATACGAAAAAGCGAATAATGAGGCTATAATTATCAAATATTATAGTCAAACGGATTTACTATATCTAAACAATATTGTAAATAATTTAATTCCAGAAAGAGAAGAATTTATATACGTATATAAATTTATGCTTTCAAATAAAGAAATAAATGTTGATTTTAAGGATATAAAGAAGGTATTTAACATGATACCTTTAAAAGTATTTACAATATTAAAAGTGTTTAAAGAATTGTTACTATTAGATTTTGAGTTTGTATATGATAACTTACTAAATACAAAATCTATACATATAAAGTTATTACCAAAACCAGACAAAAAATTAAACTTAGATGAAAGTAAAATACTTAAAAACTTAAAAACTCTTAACGAGAAATACAGAGAAAGTTATTAG
- a CDS encoding ABC1 kinase family protein: protein MRISYRNIKRYKEIIRILIKYGFSYIVEKLNIEGVAYKIPITNPSEEIKQMSTGEKIRRAFEELGPTYVKLGQILSTRKDLLDQDIIDELSLLRDSVEPFDTDIAKEIFKEEIGLDIEKVFNEFNPNPIGAASIGQVYEAKLQNGEDVIIKIQRPNIESRIKSDLEILKGMVLAFKDSNKHSSIDVIQIIEEFQTQLMRELDYNFEAINAMKFRKMFENSREVYIPKIYGEFTTKKVLVMEKIIGIKLNDAEKIKELNWDTKIISDIGIKSLFKQVFEYGFFHADPHPGNIFVVSQNTISYIDFGMVGIVDRNTLNALNEIAVALVEKNVDRVIYILTEMDVINNEVDIIGLRQDLLYLIHYYYDVPIEKINISDIMNEVFRFFRRYKVSIPSQLSTLAKAVITLEGTGRDLNPNFSVSSIGKEFMKHYYINKFNPQNAFLKSKHMTEEIISDMKTIPKQMRGILRNIEKNNIKIQLEDIKFASLEEIMRDLTTQVSLSLVLAAIIVGSSLIISSPNITNNIWIRFTALSGFFISFIIGILIVVKIIRIQYKKK from the coding sequence GTGAGAATAAGTTACAGAAATATAAAAAGATACAAAGAAATTATACGCATATTAATTAAATATGGGTTTTCTTATATAGTAGAAAAATTAAATATTGAAGGTGTAGCATATAAAATACCTATAACCAATCCATCTGAAGAAATAAAACAAATGTCTACGGGGGAAAAGATAAGACGAGCTTTTGAAGAGTTAGGACCTACTTATGTTAAGTTAGGACAAATCTTAAGTACTAGAAAAGATTTGTTAGACCAAGATATAATAGATGAATTATCTTTGCTTAGAGATAGTGTAGAACCTTTTGATACGGATATTGCTAAAGAGATATTTAAAGAAGAAATAGGTCTAGATATAGAAAAAGTATTTAATGAATTTAATCCTAATCCAATAGGGGCGGCATCTATTGGACAAGTATATGAAGCCAAGCTTCAAAATGGAGAAGATGTAATAATAAAGATACAAAGACCTAATATTGAAAGTAGGATAAAATCAGATTTAGAAATACTAAAGGGAATGGTTTTAGCATTTAAAGATTCAAATAAACATAGCTCTATAGACGTTATACAGATAATTGAAGAGTTTCAAACTCAATTAATGAGAGAGCTAGATTACAACTTTGAAGCTATAAATGCTATGAAGTTTAGGAAAATGTTTGAAAATAGTAGAGAAGTTTATATACCTAAAATCTATGGAGAATTTACTACAAAAAAAGTATTAGTAATGGAAAAAATTATAGGTATAAAACTAAATGATGCAGAGAAAATAAAGGAACTTAATTGGGACACAAAGATAATAAGTGATATAGGGATTAAGTCTTTATTTAAGCAAGTATTTGAGTATGGCTTTTTTCATGCTGACCCACACCCAGGCAATATTTTTGTGGTTAGTCAAAACACTATATCTTACATTGATTTTGGGATGGTAGGAATAGTAGATAGAAATACACTAAATGCTTTAAATGAAATTGCAGTAGCTCTGGTAGAGAAGAATGTAGATAGGGTAATATATATATTAACAGAGATGGATGTTATAAATAATGAAGTGGATATAATTGGGCTAAGACAAGATTTATTATATTTAATTCATTATTATTATGATGTTCCAATAGAAAAAATAAATATATCGGATATTATGAATGAAGTATTTAGATTCTTTAGAAGATATAAAGTATCAATACCATCACAGCTTTCTACACTTGCAAAAGCAGTAATAACCCTAGAAGGAACTGGAAGAGATTTAAATCCAAACTTCTCCGTGTCATCTATAGGTAAAGAATTTATGAAGCATTATTATATAAATAAATTTAATCCTCAAAATGCTTTCTTAAAGTCAAAACATATGACAGAAGAGATAATATCAGATATGAAAACTATACCTAAGCAAATGAGAGGTATACTTAGAAATATAGAAAAAAACAATATAAAAATTCAATTAGAAGACATAAAGTTTGCTTCACTAGAGGAAATAATGAGGGATCTAACTACACAAGTGTCTTTAAGTTTAGTATTAGCTGCTATAATAGTCGGTTCCTCACTTATAATTTCATCACCTAATATAACTAATAATATATGGATAAGGTTTACTGCATTAAGCGGTTTCTTTATATCATTTATAATAGGTATATTAATAGTAGTCAAAATTATAAGAATTCAATATAAAAAGAAATAG
- a CDS encoding gamma carbonic anhydrase family protein has translation MIKGYKGIEPNIHENVFVADSADIIGNVTIGKNANIWYNVVIRADESSITIGENTNIQDGCVVHICHDAPTIIGNNVTIGHKALIHGCKIGDNTLIGMGAIVLDGAKVGESTLLAAGSLVPPGKEIPSGVLAMGSPAKVIRELTHEEKENLKKSALKYVETANNHK, from the coding sequence ATGATAAAAGGGTACAAAGGAATAGAACCTAATATTCATGAAAATGTGTTTGTAGCAGATAGTGCAGATATAATAGGTAATGTAACTATAGGAAAAAATGCTAACATATGGTATAACGTAGTTATAAGAGCAGATGAAAGTAGCATAACTATAGGAGAAAATACAAATATTCAAGATGGATGTGTAGTTCATATTTGTCATGATGCACCGACTATAATAGGAAACAATGTAACTATAGGACACAAAGCTCTTATACATGGATGTAAAATAGGAGATAATACATTAATAGGTATGGGGGCAATAGTGTTAGATGGTGCTAAAGTCGGAGAAAGTACACTACTTGCTGCTGGAAGCTTAGTACCTCCAGGTAAAGAAATACCATCAGGAGTACTTGCTATGGGTTCACCTGCAAAAGTAATAAGAGAACTAACACATGAAGAAAAAGAAAATCTTAAAAAATCAGCATTAAAATATGTAGAAACTGCAAATAATCATAAATAA
- the scfB gene encoding thioether cross-link-forming SCIFF peptide maturase, with translation MSMIHKFSMNGYNIVLDVNGGAVHVVDDVAYRLLDHYKENTKEELFKILGEEFTKEQLEEAYEEIATLESEGLLYTEDSYELHPAFVDRKKVVKALCLHVAHDCNLKCKYCFAAQGDFGGAKEMMSFEVGKKAIDYLIANSGNRRNLEIDFFGGEPLMNFDVVKQLVEYGRSVEKEHNKNIRFTITTNGILLDDEKIEYINKNMHNAVLSLDGRKEVNDNMRPTLNDKGSHDIILPKFKKLVEGRDKDKYYYIRGTFTRENLDFSKDVMHFANEGFALTSIEPVVDADENPYALKEEDLPRVFEEYENLAVKYADMLKSGKDFKFFHFIIDLNQGPCVIKRVTGCGAGNEYLAITPNGDMYPCHQFVGNEDYKLSNIMEEEIVFPKEVVKSFRDAHVYSKEDCKKCWNKFYCSGGCHANAINFNNDIMKPYELGCEMQKKRTECSIMIQAKLMLEGE, from the coding sequence ATGAGTATGATACATAAGTTTTCAATGAACGGATATAATATAGTTTTAGATGTAAATGGTGGAGCTGTTCATGTTGTTGATGATGTAGCGTATAGATTATTAGATCATTACAAAGAAAATACAAAGGAAGAATTATTTAAGATTCTAGGTGAAGAATTCACTAAAGAGCAATTAGAAGAAGCATATGAAGAAATAGCTACTTTAGAATCAGAAGGTCTTTTATATACAGAAGATAGCTATGAATTACACCCAGCATTTGTTGATAGAAAGAAAGTTGTTAAGGCATTATGCTTACATGTTGCACATGATTGTAACTTAAAATGTAAATACTGCTTTGCAGCACAAGGTGACTTTGGTGGAGCTAAGGAAATGATGAGTTTTGAAGTTGGTAAAAAAGCAATAGATTACCTTATAGCTAACTCTGGAAACAGAAGAAACTTAGAGATAGATTTCTTTGGTGGAGAGCCATTAATGAACTTTGATGTAGTTAAGCAATTAGTTGAGTACGGAAGAAGTGTAGAAAAAGAACACAATAAAAATATAAGATTCACTATAACTACTAACGGTATATTACTAGATGATGAAAAGATAGAATATATAAACAAGAATATGCACAATGCAGTTTTAAGTTTAGATGGTAGAAAAGAAGTAAATGATAATATGAGACCAACTTTAAATGATAAAGGAAGTCATGACATAATATTACCAAAGTTTAAAAAACTTGTAGAAGGTAGAGATAAAGATAAGTACTACTACATAAGGGGTACTTTCACAAGAGAAAACTTAGACTTCTCTAAAGACGTTATGCATTTTGCTAACGAAGGATTTGCTCTTACATCTATAGAGCCTGTTGTAGATGCAGATGAAAATCCATATGCTCTTAAAGAGGAAGATTTACCAAGAGTATTTGAAGAATATGAAAACTTAGCAGTAAAATATGCTGATATGTTAAAATCAGGTAAAGATTTTAAATTCTTCCACTTTATAATAGACCTAAATCAAGGTCCATGTGTAATAAAGAGAGTAACAGGATGTGGAGCAGGAAATGAATATCTTGCTATAACTCCAAATGGAGATATGTATCCATGTCACCAATTCGTTGGAAATGAAGACTACAAACTATCTAACATAATGGAAGAAGAAATAGTATTCCCTAAAGAAGTTGTAAAGAGCTTTAGAGATGCTCACGTATACAGCAAAGAAGATTGTAAAAAATGTTGGAATAAATTCTACTGTTCAGGTGGATGTCATGCAAATGCAATAAACTTTAACAATGACATAATGAAGCCATATGAATTAGGATGCGAAATGCAAAAGAAACGTACAGAATGTTCAATAATGATACAAGCAAAATTAATGTTAGAAGGAGAATAA
- the scfA gene encoding six-cysteine ranthipeptide SCIFF produces MEKKHVKTLSQATLKQSAAKGGCGECQTSCQSACKTSCTVANQECER; encoded by the coding sequence ATGGAAAAGAAACATGTTAAAACTTTATCTCAAGCTACATTAAAGCAAAGTGCTGCTAAAGGTGGATGTGGAGAATGTCAAACTTCTTGTCAATCTGCTTGCAAAACTTCTTGTACAGTAGCAAACCAAGAGTGCGAAAGATAA
- a CDS encoding TIGR04086 family membrane protein: MEKTNHILKGLGYAYILTLATLLIYNLILTFTDMSGSSIAMASSVITTASSAFGGFYATKHIKEKGLIYGLLVGLVYIVFLILLVCLAKDQFMFDMGMLYKALLVSLSGGIGGVLGVNFK; encoded by the coding sequence ATGGAAAAAACAAATCATATCTTAAAAGGTCTTGGATATGCGTACATATTAACATTAGCTACTTTACTTATATATAATTTAATACTTACATTTACAGATATGTCAGGAAGCAGTATAGCTATGGCATCTTCAGTTATAACTACAGCATCTTCAGCGTTTGGGGGCTTTTATGCTACTAAACATATAAAAGAAAAGGGTCTTATATATGGATTATTGGTAGGTTTAGTTTATATAGTGTTTCTTATATTGTTAGTTTGTTTAGCTAAAGATCAATTTATGTTTGATATGGGTATGCTTTATAAGGCACTTTTAGTATCCTTATCTGGTGGTATTGGAGGGGTTTTGGGTGTAAACTTCAAATAG
- the yajC gene encoding preprotein translocase subunit YajC, with product MPQQMIMAVVMWVAVFAVFYFLLIRPQKKKEKQLKEMRENLKTGDKVTTIGGIIAHVAKVEEDHVVLELGPNRSKVPFEKWAIGTVQPQDEK from the coding sequence ATGCCACAACAAATGATAATGGCTGTAGTTATGTGGGTAGCAGTATTTGCTGTATTCTACTTCCTATTAATAAGACCTCAAAAGAAAAAAGAAAAGCAATTAAAAGAAATGAGAGAAAACCTAAAAACAGGAGATAAGGTAACTACTATAGGTGGTATAATAGCTCATGTTGCAAAGGTTGAAGAAGATCATGTAGTATTAGAACTTGGACCAAACAGAAGTAAAGTTCCATTTGAAAAATGGGCTATAGGAACTGTTCAGCCACAAGATGAGAAATAA
- the tgt gene encoding tRNA guanosine(34) transglycosylase Tgt: MSAIRYELIKTCKQSGARLGRLHTPHGVIETPIFMPVGTQATVKSMTPEELKEIGSQIILSNTYHLYMRPGHELVKEAGGLHKFMNWDKPILTDSGGFQVFSLGPLRKITEEGVHFRSHIDGSKHFISPEKAMEIQNALGSDIMMAFDECAPYPADREYVKNSLERTTRWLKRCKEAHKNTEKQALFGIIQGGMYKDLREQSAKEILELDLPGYAVGGLSVGEPKELMYEVLDYTVPLMPEDKPRYLMGVGSPDDLLEGVIRGIDMFDCVLPTRIARNGTAMTSVGKIVVRNAKYAKDFTPLDPNCDCYCCKNYTRAYIRHLVKANEILAARLITTHNLHFLLNLMKQVRQAIMEDRLLDFKEEFFKQYGYKL, from the coding sequence ATGAGTGCAATAAGATATGAGCTTATAAAAACATGTAAGCAAAGTGGAGCTAGATTAGGAAGACTTCACACTCCACATGGGGTTATAGAAACACCTATATTTATGCCTGTTGGAACTCAAGCAACAGTAAAATCAATGACTCCAGAAGAGTTAAAAGAAATAGGATCTCAAATAATATTAAGTAACACATATCACTTATATATGAGACCAGGACATGAGTTAGTTAAGGAAGCTGGTGGGCTTCATAAGTTTATGAACTGGGATAAGCCAATACTTACAGATAGTGGAGGATTCCAAGTATTTAGTTTAGGGCCACTTAGAAAGATAACAGAAGAAGGTGTACATTTTAGATCTCATATAGATGGATCTAAACACTTTATAAGTCCTGAAAAAGCTATGGAAATACAAAATGCTCTAGGTTCAGATATAATGATGGCCTTTGATGAATGTGCTCCATATCCAGCGGATAGAGAGTATGTTAAAAACTCTTTAGAAAGAACTACAAGATGGTTAAAAAGATGTAAAGAAGCTCATAAAAACACTGAAAAACAAGCATTATTTGGTATAATTCAAGGTGGGATGTACAAAGATTTAAGAGAGCAATCTGCTAAAGAAATATTAGAATTAGATTTACCAGGATATGCAGTAGGTGGTCTAAGTGTTGGAGAGCCTAAAGAATTAATGTATGAAGTATTAGATTATACAGTACCTCTAATGCCAGAAGATAAGCCAAGATATCTAATGGGTGTTGGAAGTCCTGACGACTTATTAGAAGGTGTTATAAGAGGAATAGATATGTTTGACTGTGTTTTACCTACTCGTATAGCTAGAAACGGTACAGCTATGACTAGTGTTGGTAAAATAGTAGTTAGAAACGCAAAATATGCAAAAGACTTTACTCCATTAGATCCAAATTGTGATTGTTACTGCTGTAAGAATTATACTAGAGCATATATAAGACATCTTGTTAAGGCTAATGAAATATTAGCAGCAAGACTAATAACGACTCACAACTTACACTTCCTATTAAACTTAATGAAGCAAGTAAGACAAGCTATAATGGAAGATAGATTATTAGACTTTAAAGAAGAGTTCTTTAAGCAATACGGATACAAATTATAG